The following proteins come from a genomic window of Enterobacter chengduensis:
- the galF gene encoding GalU regulator GalF, translating into MINLKAVIPVAGLGMHMLPATKAIPKEMLPIVDKPMIQYIVDEIVAAGIKEIVLVTHSSKNAVENHFDTSYELEALLEQRVKRQLLAEVQSICPPGVTIMNVRQAQPLGLGHSILCARPVVGDNPFIVVLPDIIIDTASADPLRYNLAAMVARFNETGRSQVLAKRMKGDLSEYSVIQTKEALETEGQVSRIVEFIEKPDQPQTLDSDLMAVGRYVLNADIWAELEKTEPGAWDRIQLTDAIAELAKKQSVDAMLMTGDSYDCGKKMGYMQAFVNYGLRNLKEGAKFRTRIEKLLAND; encoded by the coding sequence ATGATTAATTTGAAAGCAGTCATTCCGGTAGCAGGCTTGGGCATGCATATGCTGCCAGCCACAAAAGCCATTCCTAAAGAGATGCTGCCGATCGTTGACAAGCCAATGATTCAATACATTGTCGACGAGATTGTTGCTGCAGGGATCAAAGAAATCGTCCTGGTTACGCATTCGTCCAAGAATGCGGTTGAGAACCACTTCGACACCTCTTACGAACTCGAAGCGTTGCTTGAGCAGCGCGTCAAACGCCAGCTGCTGGCGGAAGTGCAGTCCATCTGTCCGCCGGGCGTAACCATCATGAACGTGCGTCAGGCGCAGCCGCTGGGTCTGGGACACTCTATCCTGTGTGCCCGCCCTGTTGTCGGGGATAATCCATTCATCGTCGTGCTGCCGGACATCATCATCGATACCGCATCTGCCGATCCGCTGCGTTACAACCTGGCGGCCATGGTGGCGCGTTTCAACGAAACGGGTCGCAGCCAGGTGCTGGCGAAACGCATGAAGGGCGATCTCTCCGAGTACTCCGTGATTCAGACGAAAGAAGCGCTGGAGACGGAAGGGCAGGTGAGCCGCATCGTTGAGTTTATCGAAAAACCGGATCAGCCGCAGACGCTGGACTCAGATCTGATGGCGGTGGGCCGCTATGTTCTGAACGCCGATATCTGGGCGGAACTGGAAAAAACCGAACCAGGCGCCTGGGACCGTATTCAGCTGACCGACGCGATTGCCGAACTGGCGAAAAAACAGTCTGTTGACGCGATGCTGATGACCGGCGACAGCTATGACTGCGGTAAGAAAATGGGGTATATGCAGGCGTTTGTGAACTATGGTCTGCGTAACCTGAAGGAAGGGGCGAAGTTCAGAACCCGTATTGAGAAGTTGCTGGCAAACGACTGA
- a CDS encoding NAD-dependent epimerase/dehydratase family protein, producing the protein MAMKVLVTGGTGFLGTALVRTLKSSGHEVILTTRKQGNPEQGIYNLGDISADTNWVNLLEGCETVIHTAGRAHILNDDAQDALAEFRRVNHDATMKLAADAATSGVKHFIFVSSIGVNGNATSGIPFSEASKPQPTSDYAISKLEAEQSLLKNFSGSNMAITIVRPALICGKNAPGNIQRLLKLVSKNLPLPFKNVKNKRALVSLDNVVSFISECVINEKSKNQLYLLADAERPSTEDMINAFASGMNIKAKVIYFPKVILKILLSAAGKGGIYDQLFGDLEVDATKSREHLNWTPPITLYETMRKTANYYIEGSK; encoded by the coding sequence ATGGCAATGAAAGTATTGGTGACGGGTGGCACCGGGTTTCTTGGTACTGCTTTAGTCCGGACGTTGAAATCATCAGGACATGAGGTGATATTAACAACGCGCAAACAGGGGAACCCTGAACAGGGAATTTACAACCTGGGAGATATCTCCGCCGATACCAACTGGGTTAACCTCCTTGAGGGATGCGAGACTGTCATTCATACTGCGGGGAGGGCGCATATTCTTAATGATGATGCACAGGATGCTTTGGCGGAATTTCGTCGGGTTAATCACGACGCGACCATGAAATTAGCGGCAGATGCCGCGACCAGCGGGGTGAAGCATTTTATTTTCGTCAGCTCGATTGGTGTCAACGGTAACGCTACCTCGGGGATCCCTTTTTCTGAAGCGTCAAAACCCCAGCCAACTTCTGATTATGCCATTTCTAAGCTTGAAGCCGAGCAAAGTCTGCTTAAAAATTTCTCTGGCAGCAACATGGCGATCACCATTGTTCGTCCTGCATTAATTTGCGGTAAAAATGCTCCAGGTAATATACAGCGTCTTTTGAAACTGGTGTCGAAAAACCTACCGTTACCATTTAAAAACGTGAAGAATAAGCGGGCACTTGTCTCGCTAGATAATGTCGTCAGCTTTATCAGTGAGTGCGTAATTAATGAAAAATCAAAAAATCAGCTCTATCTGCTCGCAGATGCAGAACGACCTTCAACTGAAGATATGATTAATGCCTTTGCTTCAGGCATGAACATTAAAGCGAAAGTTATCTATTTCCCTAAGGTAATCCTGAAAATATTGCTTTCCGCTGCAGGTAAAGGCGGAATTTACGATCAGTTATTTGGCGATCTGGAAGTTGATGCCACCAAATCTCGGGAGCATTTAAACTGGACTCCTCCAATAACGCTTTATGAAACGATGAGAAAAACGGCGAACTATTATATCGAAGGTAGCAAATAA